The genomic region CATAATATTAGATATTTTATGTTATTAATATAATTTATTTTATTATTAATAGTAATTAAAATAAATATGTTATTTTTTTATTTTTTTAAGAAATATTTAAAAATAATAAGATAATATAACTTTTTATAAAATATAAGGTTAAAATATGAAAGATAGTAAAAACAACAGTCTTTTTTCTTGGTTAAAGTCTAAAATAAAAAAAAGTAAAAAAATAGATACAATAAAAAACACAAAAGAACAAAAAAAAGATATTTGTAACAAAAAAATAAATATTACAGAAAATATATCAATTAAAAAAGATTATATTAAAGATAATAATATAAATAATTTAAATAATCTTGATTATCAATTAGATGTTAAAGAGAAAACAAAAATAAATTTTTTTTCACGTTTAAAAATTAGCTTAAAAAAAACAAAAATTTTTTTTGGAGATAGTATTAATAATATTTTTTTATCAAAAAAAATTGATGATCTTCTTTTCCAACAATTAGAAGAAAAAATGTTGCTTGCTGATATAGGAATTAATACTACTGATCGAATTATTAATAGATTAATTAAAGATGTAAATCGTAAGGATTTAAAAAATTCTGAAAAATTATATTTTTTATTAAAAGAGAACATGCATTCTATTTTAAAAAAAGTAACGTTACCCTTAATAATATCAAATCATAAGCCTTTTATAATTTTAGTAGTTGGAGTAAACGGTGTAGGGAAAACTACAACAGTTGCTAAATTAGCACAAAAATATAAATTAGAAGGTAAATCCGTAATGTTAGCTGCAGCCGATACATTTCGCGCGGCCGGCATAGAGCAATTGCAAATATTAGGACAGTTAACTAAAATACCAGTCATAGCACAACGTTCTGGTTCAGATCCAGCTGCAGTAATATTTGATGCAGTAAATTCAGCAAAATCAAAAAAAG from Buchnera aphidicola (Artemisaphis artemisicola) harbors:
- the ftsY gene encoding signal recognition particle-docking protein FtsY, which codes for MKDSKNNSLFSWLKSKIKKSKKIDTIKNTKEQKKDICNKKINITENISIKKDYIKDNNINNLNNLDYQLDVKEKTKINFFSRLKISLKKTKIFFGDSINNIFLSKKIDDLLFQQLEEKMLLADIGINTTDRIINRLIKDVNRKDLKNSEKLYFLLKENMHSILKKVTLPLIISNHKPFIILVVGVNGVGKTTTVAKLAQKYKLEGKSVMLAAADTFRAAGIEQLQILGQLTKIPVIAQRSGSDPAAVIFDAVNSAKSKKVDILIIDTAGRLHNKRHLMEELKKIVRVIKKIDMSAPHEIMLIIDACSGQNTIQQTEIFHQALNITGIVITKLDGTAKGGVIFSLADQFKIPIRYIGIGEKTQDLGEFNSKEFLKAIFIEK